Below is a window of Phormidium ambiguum IAM M-71 DNA.
TGCTGAAAAAACATTTCCTAAATCTATAGAATTACGAACTAAATTAGAACCAGAGCTTTGTTTAGTTTCTGGTGATGCAACTCACCTTCACCAAATGCTAATGAATCTAGTTGTTAATGCCCGCGATGCAATGCCAAATGGAGGTAAACTACTAATTTCTGCTGAAAACATTTTTGTCGATGAACAATATGCTCGAATGAATCTTGATGCCTCTATCGGTTCCTACATTAAACTGACAGTTAAAGACACAGGAACTGGAATGTCATCTGAAATACTAGATAGAATTTTTGAACCGTTTTTTACAACTAAAGATATTGGTAAAGGCACAGGACTAGGACTTTCTACAGTTAGAGGCATTGTCAAAAGTCATGGGGGATTTATTGATGTGTTTAGCAAAGTTGGTGAAGGTACAGAATTTAAAATATTTTTACCAACTGTCAAAGCTTCTGTGTCTCCACAGATAGAATCTCTTAATTCACTCAATGGAAATGCAGAATGGATTCTCGTTGTTGATGATGAAAAAGCAATTTTAGAAACCACAAAAGTTTCATTAGAAACCTATAATTACCATGTATTGACAGCTAATGATGGAATTGAAGCAATTTCCCTTTGCGCTCAATACAAAAATAAAATTTCTGTAGCCTTGGTCGATATGATGATGCCCTTAATGGATGGGCTCACAACAATTCAAACCATGCAAAAAATTAATCCGCAGATTAAGACGATCGCTATCAGCGGATTTGTCTCAAATGATAAATTAAGAGAAGCTAGTGGGATCAAAAACTTTATTGTTAAGCCCTACACCATCCAAGAACTGATGCAAATGTTACAAAATGTCTTAAAAGAGTCAGTATGAACCCAAATTCAACCTTCAATAGCTTCTGAATGCTCTGTTCTCGAAAATTCCGCATTTGGTATGACACCCTGCATCAAGAAAACTGGGAAATCCGGGTAAACTAAAGTTGACTTATCGTATCAGAAAAGTTTTTGGTTTTAGTTAGCATAAATAGTAACAAGACTGAAAACTATTCTTTTTCAAGGAAAGCAATGGAAATACAGGAATTTCTCAGTCTCTATAAACAGGGAGAACGTAATTTTACTGGTGTCGATTTAAGTGGGGCTATTCTTACAGGAATTAACTTACAAGACATCAACCTTACAGGTGCTAATCTCACAGGTGCTAATCTTAGTTGGTCATTTTTTAATCGTGCTCAATTAACTGATGCTTGTCTTTGTCAAGCAGATTTACGTTATGTTACTTTTACCAATGCTAATCTCAATCAAGCAAATTTAGATGGGGTAAATTTAACTAAAGCAGATTTACGTTTTGCTAATTTACAAAATTCAAATTTAAAATGGGCAATATTAGAATTAGCTGACTTAACAAGTGCAGATTTGCAAGATGCGAAGTTAGAACAAAGTAATTTAGAACAAGCCAAGCTGATTCAATCGCAATTAATGCGAACCGAATTTATAGCAGCCAATTTGCGAAGAACGCAGTTAATAAATGCTAATTTAAATGGTGCTAATTTGCGCGAATCTCGTTTAGAATCAGCAGATTTAAGAAATGCAACTTTAATCGGTACAAATTTAACCGAAGCTAACTTAAATGGAGTTTGTTTAAGAGGTGCAGATTTGAGCGAAGCTGACTTACATCGCGTAATTCTCACTGGTGCTGATTTAAGTGATGCAAACTTGAATAGTGCAGATCTAAGTCGGGCTAATTTAGCTGGTTCTTATTTATTAAAAACTAGTTTTAGAAAAGCTTATTTATTAAGAGCTACTTTGGAAGATGTCTTAATGCTAAGAGCAGATTTAAGTGAAGCAAATTTTCGTGGCGCTAATTTAAAAAGGGCTGATTTTAGTGGTGCTTATTTGAGCGATACAACTTTGAGTGAAGCTGATTTAACTGATGCTTTATTTTTGGAAAGCAGTTTAATTCGGGTAAATTTAGAACGATCGCAAATGACAGGCTGTTGTATTTATAACTGGCAATTAGAAGATGTAGACCTTTCTCAAATTGATTGCGAGTATGTTTTCACTCAGTTTAATCATGCTACAAAAAGTCCAACTGAACGTTATCCCATTGGCCGAAATTTGAATCCCGGAGAGTTAGCACAACAATATCATGAAGATAGTTATCAGATTAAAATTAACTTTAAAGAATCACCTAATTGGGAAGCTTTAATTTTTGCGATCGCTAAACTTGAGCAAGATTTCCCTAATTTAAAATTTACTATTAAATCTTTTGAATCAGTCACAGGCAGTTATTTATTAAAACTGCTTTGCAATCGCACTGTCAACAGTAAAAATTTGCGATCGCATTTAGCTAAACTTTACGCCAATATGTCAGAACAACTACAAACTAAACGTCCAAAAATCCTCGGCTTATTGAATATTATTGAATTAAAAACCGAAACTAATTTACCAACTAAAAGCCTAGAAAAAACTCCAACTCCAGAACCAATTAACCAAGAAAATCTTATTTTATATCAAGAAGTAGTACAGCAAATTGAAGTAATTATTATGTCACAACCGCCAGAAAAATTAGTGGAAAGTATTCAAAGATTAATCAATTTCCTCAATTTAAAAAATATTCCCACTGAAGAAATTCAACAAAAAATTATTGGTCAAACTATCGTGCGTCGTGTTAAACAAGAACCAACCTTTCAAACACAGCTAATTCAATGGGAAAGAACTGCTGCGCCAGCAATTCGTCTTTCTCCAGTTGGTTCAGCAATGAGAGTAGCGATCGCAATTCTCTGGCAACAATCCCAAAAAATTCATCCTAATTAATCGTGAGGATATTAAATCCTCACGATTATTATTAGGGTGCGTTATTAACGCACCATATTACCAGTTGCGTAACTTCTATAAATTAAACAACCACAAAATCAGCACTAGTGATATTACTAGATTGCACGTCATTTAAAATAGCCAACAATTCATTACTGCTAGTAACTCGAATTAAAGTATTATTCAGATTACTACCAG
It encodes the following:
- a CDS encoding pentapeptide repeat-containing protein; protein product: MEIQEFLSLYKQGERNFTGVDLSGAILTGINLQDINLTGANLTGANLSWSFFNRAQLTDACLCQADLRYVTFTNANLNQANLDGVNLTKADLRFANLQNSNLKWAILELADLTSADLQDAKLEQSNLEQAKLIQSQLMRTEFIAANLRRTQLINANLNGANLRESRLESADLRNATLIGTNLTEANLNGVCLRGADLSEADLHRVILTGADLSDANLNSADLSRANLAGSYLLKTSFRKAYLLRATLEDVLMLRADLSEANFRGANLKRADFSGAYLSDTTLSEADLTDALFLESSLIRVNLERSQMTGCCIYNWQLEDVDLSQIDCEYVFTQFNHATKSPTERYPIGRNLNPGELAQQYHEDSYQIKINFKESPNWEALIFAIAKLEQDFPNLKFTIKSFESVTGSYLLKLLCNRTVNSKNLRSHLAKLYANMSEQLQTKRPKILGLLNIIELKTETNLPTKSLEKTPTPEPINQENLILYQEVVQQIEVIIMSQPPEKLVESIQRLINFLNLKNIPTEEIQQKIIGQTIVRRVKQEPTFQTQLIQWERTAAPAIRLSPVGSAMRVAIAILWQQSQKIHPN